In Vicinamibacteria bacterium, a single window of DNA contains:
- a CDS encoding xanthine dehydrogenase family protein molybdopterin-binding subunit codes for MRSRRKEGPEKLTGVAKYIDDFRFQDVLHAVTVRATVPRGRIKQIHFDPSFDWTGVVVATADDIPGENTVLLIERDQPVLARDEVRHVEEPLLVLGHPDRAMAYDASKHVRIDYDPLEPVLDPERSSTVFKSFEIQKGDLEAGFAEADAIVEEEYRVPHQEQAYIETNGIAAWEESDGTLVVLGSMQCPYYVHKALLPIFPRDPGKIRVIQAATGGGFGGKEEYPNIIAAHAALLALKAKRPVKLVYDRHEDMRATTKRHPARIRHRTGVRRDGTLVAQDIDVLMDGGAYITLSPVVLSRGILHASGPYECPNVRIRGRVVATNTPPNGAFRGFGAPQTLFAAELHMEKIAKTLGIDSVALRRKNLFRLGSTTATGQVLRESVGARQTLDRALEKSQYSRRKKAAARWNRVRKNPTWRGVGLATVFHGAGFTGSGEIFLKSRAGVRLTPAGDIVVDAASTEIGQGTTSILAQIVAEALDVPYEWIRVETPDTNQVPNSGPTVASRTCMIVGGLLERSADKIKERLAADGVRWPLTRAALRGKNLSITEEFEKPGEIEWDEETYRGDAYGAYGYATLVAEVEVDKLTYEVTIRDVVTAQDVGRAINPLLVEGQILGGTVQGIGYALLENVVFENGAMANAQFTNYVIPTTLDTPPIRVEIVEEPYSRGPFGAKGVGELPMDVPAPAIVAAIHDATGLFLTALPALPEQIEEAFHDRAPRQR; via the coding sequence ATGCGCTCGAGGCGCAAGGAAGGCCCGGAAAAGCTCACCGGAGTCGCCAAGTACATCGACGACTTTCGATTCCAGGATGTCCTGCACGCGGTGACGGTGCGGGCTACCGTTCCGCGGGGCCGAATCAAGCAGATTCATTTCGATCCATCGTTCGACTGGACGGGCGTCGTCGTGGCGACGGCCGATGACATCCCCGGAGAGAACACCGTTCTCTTGATCGAACGGGATCAGCCGGTTCTCGCCCGCGACGAGGTGCGCCACGTGGAAGAGCCGCTGCTGGTGCTCGGCCATCCCGATCGCGCAATGGCCTACGATGCGTCGAAGCACGTTCGCATCGACTACGACCCGCTCGAGCCCGTTCTCGACCCCGAGCGCTCGAGCACGGTTTTTAAGAGCTTCGAGATCCAGAAGGGAGATCTCGAAGCGGGTTTTGCCGAAGCCGACGCCATCGTGGAAGAAGAGTACCGGGTTCCGCACCAGGAACAGGCCTATATCGAGACGAACGGTATCGCCGCCTGGGAAGAATCCGATGGAACGCTCGTGGTCCTCGGCTCGATGCAGTGCCCCTATTACGTCCACAAGGCGCTCTTGCCGATATTCCCTCGCGATCCCGGGAAGATTCGGGTGATCCAGGCGGCTACCGGTGGTGGGTTCGGTGGAAAGGAAGAGTATCCGAACATCATCGCCGCGCACGCGGCTCTCCTCGCCCTCAAGGCGAAGCGGCCCGTCAAGCTCGTCTACGACCGGCACGAGGACATGCGGGCGACGACGAAGCGCCATCCGGCGCGCATCCGCCACCGCACCGGAGTCAGGCGCGACGGCACTCTCGTCGCCCAGGACATCGATGTCCTCATGGACGGAGGCGCCTACATTACGCTTTCGCCCGTCGTGCTTTCCCGGGGCATTCTTCATGCGAGTGGTCCCTATGAATGCCCGAACGTACGCATTCGGGGCCGAGTGGTGGCGACGAACACCCCACCCAACGGCGCCTTCCGGGGCTTCGGAGCGCCTCAGACCCTGTTCGCCGCCGAGCTTCATATGGAGAAGATCGCGAAGACGCTCGGAATCGACTCCGTCGCGCTGCGGCGAAAGAACCTGTTTCGGCTCGGCTCGACGACGGCGACCGGCCAAGTTCTCCGCGAGAGCGTGGGGGCGAGGCAAACGCTCGACCGCGCTCTCGAAAAGAGCCAGTACTCTCGCCGAAAGAAAGCCGCCGCACGGTGGAATCGCGTCCGGAAAAACCCGACGTGGCGGGGCGTCGGCCTGGCGACCGTCTTCCACGGCGCTGGCTTCACCGGAAGCGGAGAGATTTTCCTCAAGAGCCGGGCGGGCGTGAGGTTGACCCCAGCAGGCGATATCGTCGTCGACGCCGCTTCGACCGAGATCGGACAGGGAACTACGAGCATCCTCGCCCAGATCGTCGCGGAGGCGCTCGACGTGCCTTACGAATGGATTCGCGTCGAGACGCCGGACACGAACCAAGTGCCCAACAGCGGACCCACGGTCGCCAGCCGCACCTGCATGATCGTCGGCGGCTTGCTCGAGCGCTCCGCCGACAAGATCAAGGAGCGGCTCGCCGCCGACGGAGTCCGCTGGCCTCTGACCCGGGCCGCGCTTCGAGGCAAGAATCTCTCCATCACCGAGGAGTTCGAGAAACCTGGGGAGATCGAGTGGGACGAGGAGACCTACCGCGGAGATGCCTACGGGGCCTACGGTTACGCGACGCTCGTTGCCGAGGTCGAAGTCGACAAGCTCACTTACGAGGTCACGATCCGGGACGTCGTCACCGCCCAGGATGTGGGCCGAGCCATCAACCCTCTGCTCGTCGAGGGACAGATCCTGGGCGGAACCGTTCAGGGCATCGGCTATGCTCTTCTGGAGAACGTGGTATTCGAGAACGGGGCCATGGCCAACGCTCAGTTCACCAACTACGTGATTCCGACGACTCTGGACACGCCTCCCATCCGGGTCGAGATCGTCGAGGAGCCCTACTCCCGAGGCCCGTTCGGCGCGAAAGGCGTCGGAGAGCTTCCCATGGACGTTCCCGCCCCGGCGATCGTGGCCGCAATCCACGATGCGACCGGGTTGTTTCTCACGGCCCTCCCCGCTCTTCCCGAACAGATCGAGGAAGCGTTTCATGATCGAGCTCCGCGTCAACGGTAG
- a CDS encoding xanthine dehydrogenase family protein subunit M, translating into MKVVRPGTATEAIELTARFDGAVPLAGGTDFMVSWNAGEANGLTVIDLSRLSSWRRIREAGRTLRVGSLATHWQLQSHDVVRRRFPLLAQACATIGGRQIQTRGTIGGNIANASPAGDTFPPLLVYDARVRLVSSARRRGMAIRDVFVGVKRTALERGELIESIDLPYHRSPSRALFRKVGTRKASAISKTVAAGLLWLRRDGRIRELRFALGSMAVTARRLETVESFLRGKKPTRRVVDEAVSLLERDVDPIDDLRSTARYRLEVSRNLLRSFLL; encoded by the coding sequence ATGAAGGTGGTGCGGCCCGGAACCGCAACAGAAGCCATCGAGCTCACTGCGCGGTTCGACGGCGCGGTGCCCCTCGCCGGCGGTACGGACTTTATGGTTAGCTGGAACGCCGGAGAGGCCAACGGGTTGACGGTCATCGACCTTTCCCGCCTCAGCAGCTGGCGTCGGATTCGGGAGGCGGGCAGGACTCTCCGAGTCGGCTCGCTCGCCACACACTGGCAGTTGCAGTCTCACGACGTCGTCCGCAGGCGATTTCCCCTGCTGGCTCAGGCCTGTGCCACCATCGGGGGGCGCCAGATTCAAACACGGGGTACGATCGGAGGCAATATCGCCAACGCTTCGCCTGCTGGGGATACCTTCCCGCCCCTTCTGGTGTACGACGCCAGGGTGAGACTGGTTTCCTCTGCGAGGCGGCGAGGCATGGCGATCCGAGACGTGTTCGTCGGAGTCAAGCGTACGGCTCTCGAGCGGGGTGAGCTCATCGAATCCATCGATCTCCCGTATCATCGAAGCCCATCGCGGGCGCTCTTTCGAAAGGTCGGAACCCGAAAGGCGTCCGCCATCTCCAAAACCGTCGCCGCCGGGCTCCTTTGGCTGCGCCGCGACGGCCGCATCCGCGAGCTACGCTTCGCCCTCGGGAGCATGGCAGTGACCGCTCGGCGGCTCGAGACGGTGGAGAGCTTCCTTCGAGGCAAAAAGCCCACGCGTCGGGTGGTCGACGAGGCCGTTTCCCTGCTGGAACGAGACGTCGATCCCATCGACGATCTGCGATCGACCGCCCGATATCGGCTCGAAGTCTCTCGAAACCTCCTACGGAGCTTTCTGCTTTGA
- a CDS encoding (2Fe-2S)-binding protein gives MIELRVNGRKRRFRGPAFKRLLDVLREDFRLTGTKEGCGEGECGACTVLIDGEPVNACLVPVCQVAGRRVETVEALGTPEGLSPLQKAFLEAGGTQCGICTPGMLVTAWAYLRSGGRDDPDAIRVALSGNLCRCTGYQQIVESVLTAVRRR, from the coding sequence ATGATCGAGCTCCGCGTCAACGGTAGGAAGCGGCGTTTTCGAGGCCCGGCCTTCAAGCGCCTGCTCGATGTGCTTCGGGAAGACTTTCGCCTAACTGGCACTAAAGAGGGATGTGGTGAAGGGGAGTGCGGCGCCTGCACCGTGTTGATCGATGGCGAGCCGGTCAATGCCTGTCTCGTGCCCGTTTGCCAGGTCGCAGGACGCCGAGTCGAGACCGTCGAGGCCCTGGGCACTCCCGAGGGCCTGAGTCCGCTCCAGAAGGCGTTTCTCGAAGCGGGAGGAACTCAGTGCGGCATCTGCACGCCAGGAATGCTCGTCACGGCGTGGGCCTATTTGCGGTCCGGAGGCCGCGACGACCCCGACGCGATTCGAGTGGCGCTCTCGGGAAACCTCTGCCGCTGCACCGGGTATCAACAGATCGTGGAATCCGTGCTGACGGCGGTGCGCCGACGATGA
- a CDS encoding PAS domain S-box protein, whose product MDDYVGHLREFRRILRNLEGQATHPLNRETIDSLSRKLDRDESQLNADRLQSSIRATVDATATLEELARYEQDVTSVFYEVVDRKRKELERERFRRLLDQSAESIFVIEPHTGRFLDVNERAVQLLGYSRAELLELSLNHIEVALPLTPPSSWNEWLSNVPSTPEVAYLEGIHRRKDGSRFPVEVSATFVPIDDVKLILCVARDATDRKRSEIRLKRQWAFFSRLAHRSIDGVLAFDRNFHLTYWNPAVQRILGQPRESVIGKNVWEALPQLKDLGEDRYFRDALAGTTSTSRNRPFTQVETGRQVFFDGYYSPLTEENGEIVGGIAILRDVTERREFQLRQARDTAARQDEQKQQDLEEKRRLSAEVVELSREVDRLKKEQLHAGRERSDVESAERVEELQLLAKGVAREVEPLMAGILSQTGLALAELPSGSSLRRGVEEIEEAALSASELAAMLSSFSGNGSAEGGRVQLDQLLVEIEHSLRALLLDGPAGSLELELGSEEVPLWGDSRQIRELVMVLVQNAADAMVQGGGPIRVRTGALELDANALKEFFLASGANPGTFVFLEVSDMGEGMDEQTLSRIFIPFFSTRPGHRGLGLATALAVVRAHGGALSVESARGQGTTFRVYFPIH is encoded by the coding sequence ATGGACGACTATGTCGGACATCTGAGAGAGTTCCGGCGCATTCTCCGGAACCTGGAGGGCCAGGCGACACATCCGCTGAACCGGGAGACCATCGATTCGCTCTCCCGGAAGCTCGACCGGGACGAATCCCAATTGAACGCCGACCGGCTCCAGAGCTCCATCCGGGCGACCGTAGATGCCACGGCGACGCTCGAGGAGCTCGCCCGGTACGAGCAGGACGTCACCTCGGTGTTCTACGAGGTCGTCGATCGAAAGCGGAAGGAGCTGGAACGCGAGCGCTTCCGAAGACTCCTCGATCAATCCGCCGAGTCGATTTTCGTCATCGAGCCGCACACCGGGAGATTTCTGGACGTCAACGAGCGCGCGGTCCAGTTGCTAGGCTACTCCCGGGCCGAGCTCCTCGAGCTTTCGTTGAACCACATCGAGGTGGCCCTGCCACTAACTCCTCCTTCGTCATGGAACGAGTGGCTTTCGAACGTGCCCAGCACGCCGGAGGTCGCCTACCTGGAGGGGATCCACCGTCGCAAGGACGGAAGTCGCTTCCCCGTAGAAGTGTCCGCGACTTTCGTTCCCATCGACGACGTCAAGCTGATTCTCTGCGTGGCCCGCGACGCGACCGATCGAAAGCGATCCGAGATCAGGCTGAAACGGCAATGGGCGTTCTTCAGCAGGCTGGCACACCGAAGCATCGATGGGGTGCTGGCTTTCGACCGCAACTTCCATCTCACCTACTGGAATCCTGCGGTTCAGCGGATTCTGGGGCAGCCACGAGAGAGCGTGATCGGAAAGAACGTTTGGGAGGCACTGCCGCAGCTCAAGGACCTCGGCGAGGACCGCTACTTTCGCGACGCTTTGGCGGGCACGACCTCGACATCGCGCAACCGCCCCTTCACCCAGGTGGAAACGGGCCGGCAAGTGTTCTTCGACGGATACTACTCTCCTCTCACCGAGGAGAATGGGGAGATCGTCGGCGGCATCGCCATCCTTCGTGACGTGACCGAGAGGCGCGAGTTCCAGCTCCGGCAGGCCCGCGACACGGCGGCGCGCCAGGACGAACAGAAGCAGCAGGATCTCGAGGAGAAGCGGCGGCTTTCGGCCGAAGTGGTGGAGCTTTCGCGAGAAGTCGACCGGCTCAAGAAAGAGCAGCTGCACGCCGGGCGTGAAAGGAGCGACGTAGAGTCCGCCGAGCGCGTGGAGGAGCTGCAGCTCCTCGCCAAGGGGGTGGCCCGAGAGGTCGAGCCCTTGATGGCCGGAATATTGAGTCAGACGGGCCTTGCGCTCGCGGAGCTTCCTTCCGGATCCTCGCTCCGACGTGGCGTCGAGGAAATCGAGGAAGCCGCACTCTCGGCCAGCGAGCTCGCCGCGATGCTCTCGTCGTTTTCCGGTAACGGTTCTGCCGAAGGGGGAAGGGTTCAGCTCGACCAGCTCCTCGTCGAGATCGAGCACTCGCTTCGGGCGCTTCTCTTGGACGGGCCGGCGGGATCCCTCGAGCTCGAGCTCGGAAGCGAAGAGGTTCCCCTTTGGGGCGACTCGCGTCAGATTCGAGAGCTGGTGATGGTTCTGGTGCAAAATGCCGCGGATGCCATGGTGCAAGGCGGCGGGCCCATCCGGGTGAGGACCGGGGCTTTGGAGCTCGATGCGAATGCCCTGAAGGAATTCTTCCTCGCTTCGGGCGCCAACCCGGGAACCTTCGTCTTTCTGGAAGTGAGCGATATGGGCGAAGGGATGGATGAACAGACTCTTTCCCGTATCTTCATTCCCTTTTTCAGCACGAGACCGGGCCACCGGGGGCTCGGGCTCGCTACGGCGCTCGCAGTGGTTCGAGCCCATGGAGGAGCCCTTTCGGTCGAGAGCGCCCGCGGACAAGGTACGACTTTTCGCGTCTACTTTCCGATACATTGA
- a CDS encoding pentapeptide repeat-containing protein translates to MADAELVEILLRGAAAWNRFRESNPGRTAPDLSRAELAGIDLGEADLHGVNLTGANLTAAKLEGADLTDAQMAQVRAPDARLDGAKMHRARLTGARLERVTMLDADLTGADLTRAQLLEARLSRANLSGVQLQTANAARAVLVRAQLPVANLRGAILSGADLEEAKLPGASLEGARLPMANLRRADLTRTEGSAAHFWKANLFEANLTGSSLGGAQLVEADLSRAELPLADLQGARLQRVRLGGADLNQANLSRACLKGADFSRADLTGARLVGAEIVRANFGGARLSHCQLSGALLVQCNLTQAILTDCRLDDVVLSGLRHEGIVTSNLALTPPDEAAVLVDDLEMVQLMETLISEARWRDLIPRNTLRLVLVLGRFPDWRKPHLEAIRELLRRRDYAPVAVDLERPVGPKLRATFENLTHLSRFIVADLAGSRELVKELQPFGVLLRDLPIKIILPEGEDLVDSPEFAGIEPYRYRDTEHLVETFEQSVLAPLEVKLEPFSKAPAR, encoded by the coding sequence ATGGCGGACGCGGAGCTCGTCGAAATCCTGCTCCGGGGTGCCGCGGCCTGGAATCGATTCAGGGAAAGTAACCCGGGCCGGACCGCCCCGGACCTGTCACGGGCGGAGCTCGCCGGAATCGACCTGGGTGAGGCCGATCTCCACGGGGTCAACCTGACGGGGGCCAACCTGACGGCGGCCAAGCTCGAGGGGGCCGACCTGACGGACGCTCAGATGGCCCAGGTCCGAGCTCCCGATGCCCGTCTCGACGGCGCAAAGATGCACCGGGCCCGTCTCACCGGCGCCCGGCTGGAACGCGTCACGATGCTCGATGCGGACCTGACCGGCGCCGATCTGACGCGCGCCCAGCTGCTCGAAGCGCGTTTGTCGCGGGCCAATCTATCCGGAGTCCAGCTCCAGACCGCCAACGCAGCTCGCGCGGTTCTGGTCCGAGCCCAGCTTCCGGTGGCGAACCTGCGCGGAGCGATCCTATCCGGGGCGGATCTCGAGGAAGCCAAGCTTCCGGGCGCCAGTCTGGAGGGGGCGCGGCTTCCCATGGCCAATCTGCGCCGGGCCGACCTCACGCGAACCGAGGGCTCGGCGGCGCACTTCTGGAAGGCCAACCTTTTCGAAGCGAACTTGACCGGCTCGAGCCTCGGTGGTGCCCAGCTCGTCGAGGCCGATCTGAGCCGGGCGGAGCTTCCCCTAGCGGATTTGCAGGGCGCTCGGCTTCAGCGGGTTCGCCTCGGCGGCGCCGACCTGAACCAGGCCAACCTGAGCCGCGCCTGCCTCAAGGGGGCCGACTTCTCCCGAGCCGACTTGACCGGGGCGAGATTGGTGGGAGCGGAGATCGTTCGGGCGAACTTCGGCGGAGCGAGACTGAGCCATTGTCAGCTGTCGGGCGCGCTCTTGGTTCAATGTAACCTCACGCAAGCCATACTGACCGACTGCCGGCTCGACGACGTCGTGCTCTCCGGACTTCGGCACGAAGGGATTGTCACGTCCAATCTCGCCTTGACGCCCCCCGACGAGGCCGCCGTGTTGGTGGACGACCTCGAGATGGTGCAGCTGATGGAGACGCTCATCTCCGAGGCCCGGTGGCGAGACCTCATCCCTCGGAACACCCTGCGCCTCGTGCTCGTGCTCGGACGATTTCCCGACTGGCGCAAACCGCACCTCGAAGCAATCCGTGAATTGCTGAGGCGACGCGACTACGCTCCTGTGGCCGTGGATCTCGAAAGGCCGGTTGGTCCCAAGCTGCGTGCGACTTTCGAGAACCTGACCCACCTCTCGCGCTTCATCGTCGCCGATCTGGCTGGCAGCCGGGAGCTCGTCAAGGAATTGCAGCCTTTCGGTGTCTTGCTGAGGGATCTGCCTATCAAGATCATTCTCCCCGAAGGCGAGGATCTCGTGGACAGCCCCGAGTTCGCGGGCATCGAGCCCTACCGTTACCGTGACACGGAACATCTGGTCGAAACGTTCGAACAGAGTGTGCTTGCCCCCCTCGAGGTGAAGCTCGAGCCCTTCAGCAAGGCTCCGGCGCGCTAG
- a CDS encoding n-acetylglutamate synthase: MVEVLVYDGKVFVSMSNTETGDVSAETRFTYRQKGDLVWATYEGGAVRFGTLVAKADEEGRLEMRTQHLTTAGELKTGECRSIPEVMADGRLRLHESWRWTSGDDSEGSSIVEELAG; this comes from the coding sequence ATGGTCGAGGTTCTTGTGTACGACGGGAAGGTCTTCGTCTCCATGAGCAATACGGAAACGGGCGACGTGTCGGCCGAAACTCGCTTCACCTACCGCCAGAAAGGCGACCTCGTCTGGGCGACGTACGAAGGCGGAGCCGTTCGTTTCGGGACCCTCGTGGCCAAGGCCGACGAGGAGGGGCGGCTCGAAATGCGCACTCAGCATCTCACGACGGCCGGTGAGCTCAAGACCGGGGAATGTCGCTCGATCCCGGAAGTCATGGCGGACGGGCGGCTCCGGCTACACGAGAGCTGGCGATGGACCTCGGGGGACGACTCCGAGGGAAGCTCGATCGTCGAGGAGCTCGCCGGATGA
- a CDS encoding molybdopterin-dependent oxidoreductase — MNETRSTSCVLDCPDTCSLEVEVSGSAIRSITAGAANPVTGGFICSKVGRFGKRVEHEDRLLYPMRRTGPKGEGRFQRVSWDEALSEVAARFKAIRRTHGGEAILPYHYGGSNGFVTDEMLDSLLFARLGASRLAKTICAAPTGEVAKDMYGKMAGVAFPDYVDARCIVIWGANPRASNIHLVPYLKEAKRRGAFVALVDPIRTLPSELLDVHLPVRPGTDLPLALGLIDYFVGNGKLDSAFVRARATGLDPLLEAASAWPLDKAAMEAGLGLSAVRDLAERYASSSPAVLRCGWGVERNRNGGHAVAAILAIPCLLGKFGVVGGGYTLSNSGAGRLVTEKLFRLPPWNTRIINMTELAHVLRGPLSPPVKSLFVFNCNPVATVPDQNGIVHGLMREDLFTVVFEQVMTDTARYADVLLPATTFLEHHDLKRAYGSYVVGSTRPVVPPRGEARSNVAVFQALAKAMGFDDDAFGWSEQELIDRTIAAIELNGKAPSSGPLKGGGAHGYDFDGGTPIQFKNVFPETDDGKVHLTPRCLGKVPYRYRSFQSSHPLTLISSSTTMTINSTLGEFNLSRLHLSVNPEDARRRGIRSGDRVRVFNSQGEVLCYARVDRRLREGVVHMPKGAWRKASLNGSTSTALTPAEVNEVGGGACFNDARVEVARFDFPEVNR; from the coding sequence ATGAACGAGACAAGGTCGACGTCTTGCGTCCTGGATTGTCCCGACACCTGCTCGCTCGAGGTCGAGGTCTCGGGCTCGGCGATTCGTAGCATCACCGCCGGGGCCGCGAATCCGGTCACGGGCGGGTTCATCTGCTCGAAGGTGGGACGATTCGGGAAGCGCGTGGAGCACGAGGACCGGCTCCTGTACCCGATGCGACGCACGGGGCCGAAGGGCGAGGGTCGTTTCCAGCGCGTGTCCTGGGACGAGGCCCTCTCCGAAGTGGCGGCGCGCTTCAAGGCCATCCGAAGAACCCACGGAGGAGAGGCGATCCTCCCCTACCACTACGGGGGGTCGAACGGGTTCGTCACCGACGAGATGCTCGACAGCCTTCTCTTCGCTCGCCTCGGCGCCTCACGCCTCGCCAAGACGATTTGCGCCGCACCCACGGGCGAGGTGGCGAAAGACATGTACGGAAAGATGGCGGGGGTTGCCTTTCCCGACTACGTCGACGCCCGTTGCATCGTGATTTGGGGGGCCAATCCGCGGGCATCCAACATCCACCTCGTACCCTATCTGAAGGAGGCGAAACGGCGCGGTGCCTTCGTCGCGCTCGTCGATCCGATAAGAACACTCCCTTCGGAGCTCCTCGACGTCCACCTGCCTGTTCGTCCCGGCACCGACTTGCCCCTGGCGCTCGGTCTCATCGACTACTTTGTGGGAAACGGCAAGCTCGACTCCGCCTTCGTCCGCGCCCGGGCGACGGGGCTCGACCCGCTGCTCGAGGCGGCGTCCGCGTGGCCGCTCGACAAGGCGGCGATGGAAGCGGGTCTCGGTCTTTCCGCCGTTCGCGATCTGGCGGAGCGCTACGCTTCCTCTTCGCCGGCCGTCTTGCGGTGCGGCTGGGGCGTCGAGCGCAACCGAAATGGTGGTCATGCGGTAGCCGCCATACTCGCGATTCCTTGCCTCCTTGGAAAGTTTGGCGTTGTCGGCGGCGGTTACACGCTGAGCAACAGCGGCGCCGGGCGATTGGTTACCGAGAAGCTCTTCCGCTTGCCGCCCTGGAATACGCGGATCATCAACATGACCGAGCTGGCCCATGTCTTGCGAGGCCCGCTCTCGCCGCCGGTGAAGTCTCTGTTCGTGTTCAACTGCAACCCAGTGGCGACGGTGCCCGATCAGAACGGGATCGTCCACGGCCTGATGAGGGAAGACCTCTTTACCGTGGTTTTCGAGCAGGTGATGACCGACACGGCCCGTTATGCCGACGTGCTCCTCCCGGCGACGACGTTTTTAGAGCACCACGACCTGAAGCGCGCCTACGGAAGCTACGTCGTGGGGTCTACCCGGCCCGTCGTCCCCCCCCGAGGTGAGGCGCGATCGAACGTTGCCGTATTCCAGGCCCTCGCCAAGGCGATGGGGTTCGACGACGATGCGTTCGGCTGGTCGGAACAAGAGCTCATCGACCGAACCATTGCCGCGATCGAGCTGAACGGGAAGGCGCCCTCATCCGGGCCGTTGAAGGGGGGTGGAGCGCACGGATACGACTTCGATGGCGGAACGCCGATTCAGTTCAAGAACGTGTTTCCCGAGACCGACGACGGCAAGGTACATCTGACTCCGCGGTGTCTGGGTAAGGTTCCTTATCGCTATCGATCCTTCCAGTCCAGCCATCCGCTCACCCTCATCAGCTCTTCGACCACGATGACGATCAACAGTACGCTCGGAGAGTTCAACTTGAGCCGGCTTCATCTGTCCGTCAATCCCGAGGATGCGCGCCGTCGCGGCATTCGAAGCGGGGACCGGGTGCGGGTGTTCAACTCTCAAGGAGAGGTTCTCTGTTACGCGCGCGTGGATCGGCGTCTCAGAGAGGGTGTCGTCCACATGCCCAAAGGCGCTTGGAGGAAAGCTTCGTTGAACGGGAGCACCTCGACGGCTCTCACCCCCGCGGAGGTGAACGAGGTGGGGGGCGGCGCGTGTTTCAACGACGCACGGGTCGAAGTCGCGCGTTTCGATTTCCCGGAGGTGAACCGATGA
- the lspA gene encoding signal peptidase II yields MSRVRRWLVMIALVIMTIACDQTTKRFASESFTQAVPYPLVEGTVELLYSENRGAFLGIGAELEPVTRFWLFTVGVTILLLVFAVKLFRARSALELAGWSFVIGGGLGNLIDRVQHGMVIDFLRIGFGDLHTGIFNIADAAIVAGLVLLFLSTFAHRPVVARRRPDLA; encoded by the coding sequence ATGAGCCGCGTTCGTCGCTGGCTCGTCATGATCGCGCTCGTCATCATGACCATCGCCTGCGACCAGACGACGAAGCGATTCGCATCGGAGAGCTTTACCCAGGCCGTGCCTTATCCCCTGGTCGAGGGAACCGTCGAGCTGCTCTACTCCGAGAACCGCGGTGCCTTTCTGGGCATCGGAGCCGAGCTCGAGCCGGTGACGCGGTTCTGGCTTTTCACCGTGGGGGTCACCATCCTTCTCCTCGTCTTCGCGGTAAAGCTCTTTCGCGCGCGAAGCGCCCTGGAGCTCGCGGGATGGTCGTTCGTGATCGGTGGCGGGCTCGGCAATCTCATCGATCGCGTGCAGCATGGCATGGTCATCGACTTCCTTCGCATCGGTTTCGGCGACCTGCACACTGGAATCTTCAACATCGCCGACGCCGCCATCGTGGCAGGGCTCGTCCTTCTGTTCCTCTCGACGTTCGCGCATCGCCCCGTGGTCGCGCGCCGGCGACCCGATCTGGCTTAG
- a CDS encoding N-acetylmuramoyl-L-alanine amidase-like domain-containing protein, whose protein sequence is MCPNRSGMVLVLFLASPSLPEETTPVHPPRLEAWFRELSTPGPGEPFGRYLARAGRIQHGVAYDTAASPPPGPERLRIELERFECVTFIESTLAVARCGYVGEPTAECFTREIVQSRYRGGVLSDYASRLHYFTEWIDDNESRGRLRNLTGQLGGIPVRKDFFRISTHELARASAEDELARKMRSVEARLSGIPHLVVPRESARSASTALEDGDIVAFVRERPGFLVHHAGFVLHVRGDPRLLHASSYHQKVVITAEDVADYLLRRPERKGVIVARPTEPKPGSKQKAP, encoded by the coding sequence ATGTGCCCGAATCGCTCGGGGATGGTGCTGGTGCTGTTCCTGGCCTCCCCTTCTCTCCCCGAAGAGACGACCCCCGTGCACCCGCCTCGCCTCGAGGCATGGTTTCGCGAGCTCAGTACTCCGGGGCCGGGAGAACCCTTCGGTCGTTACCTGGCTCGCGCGGGCAGGATCCAGCACGGAGTCGCGTACGACACCGCTGCCTCGCCACCTCCGGGGCCGGAGAGACTCCGAATCGAGCTCGAGAGGTTCGAGTGCGTTACCTTCATCGAATCGACCCTGGCGGTCGCACGATGCGGCTACGTCGGTGAGCCCACGGCCGAATGCTTCACTCGAGAGATCGTTCAGAGCCGATACCGCGGCGGCGTCCTCTCCGATTACGCGTCGCGCCTGCATTACTTCACCGAGTGGATCGACGACAACGAATCGAGAGGGCGGCTCAGGAACCTGACGGGGCAGCTGGGTGGGATCCCGGTCAGGAAGGATTTCTTTCGCATTTCGACTCATGAGCTCGCTCGAGCCTCGGCAGAGGACGAGCTCGCACGCAAGATGCGGAGCGTCGAAGCCCGTCTCAGCGGGATTCCGCATCTCGTGGTGCCCCGAGAGTCGGCACGCTCGGCCTCGACAGCGCTCGAAGACGGCGACATCGTGGCCTTCGTCCGTGAACGGCCGGGGTTTCTCGTCCATCATGCCGGGTTCGTTCTCCATGTTCGCGGAGACCCGAGGCTTCTCCACGCTTCGAGCTATCACCAGAAGGTCGTCATTACCGCAGAAGACGTGGCCGACTACCTCTTGAGACGACCAGAGCGCAAGGGTGTCATCGTAGCGCGTCCCACCGAGCCGAAACCGGGCTCAAAGCAGAAAGCTCCGTAG